A section of the Candidatus Margulisiibacteriota bacterium genome encodes:
- a CDS encoding class I SAM-dependent methyltransferase, with product MIKKGGNQKDKINDNGNICEYNIKELKMNKDIISKISGFQVTSDKMRLIEEFFANNVQNYINFVSDFKIKVENSPNYSSSSQDTLNKATFNIVKTGHELEQSIVHKQTIIEIKELFRKLIYPYMSQSIIMKRALDKPRGYPGDYMMLEYIYDDKAVSSGLGMYFDLGFLRSRLTMAVRDRKDMMRVVLQNIIKKRDKLNILNLASGSIREIRELSPDLLNNISNLTCVDFDSEALEYSKSKLKGINASFLQKDLVDMVKKGDRSLIENSDLIYSIGLIDYFPDRMLLKLITLILSGMKSGSKCVLTIKDVDQYKPIQEDWLTDWKFVPRTEDDIVRLIKKANIQDIDISLSRDDSKVIIFFEITKK from the coding sequence TTGATTAAGAAAGGAGGTAATCAAAAAGATAAAATTAATGACAATGGCAATATATGTGAGTATAATATAAAAGAATTAAAGATGAATAAGGATATTATTTCAAAAATAAGCGGTTTTCAAGTAACCTCCGATAAAATGAGATTAATTGAGGAGTTTTTTGCCAACAATGTTCAAAACTACATAAATTTTGTAAGCGACTTCAAGATCAAGGTTGAAAACAGCCCAAACTACAGTTCATCATCACAAGATACCTTAAATAAAGCTACCTTTAATATTGTAAAAACAGGCCATGAACTTGAACAATCTATAGTCCACAAGCAAACCATCATCGAGATCAAAGAGCTGTTCCGAAAACTAATTTATCCGTATATGTCGCAAAGCATTATTATGAAAAGAGCTCTTGATAAGCCAAGGGGCTATCCTGGGGATTATATGATGCTCGAATACATTTATGATGATAAAGCTGTCTCTTCCGGTCTTGGAATGTATTTTGACTTGGGATTTCTAAGAAGCCGTCTCACAATGGCCGTTAGGGACAGAAAAGACATGATGAGAGTTGTTCTGCAAAACATTATAAAAAAACGGGACAAATTGAACATATTGAATCTTGCCAGCGGTTCAATCAGGGAGATAAGAGAATTAAGCCCGGATCTTCTGAATAATATTTCGAATTTGACTTGCGTTGATTTTGACAGTGAAGCCCTTGAGTATTCAAAAAGTAAATTAAAAGGTATTAATGCATCTTTCTTACAAAAAGACCTTGTTGACATGGTAAAAAAAGGTGACAGATCGTTGATAGAGAATAGTGATCTGATCTATAGCATAGGATTAATAGATTACTTTCCGGACCGTATGTTGTTAAAACTCATCACCTTGATACTATCTGGAATGAAATCCGGCAGCAAATGCGTATTAACGATCAAAGATGTGGATCAATATAAGCCGATTCAGGAAGACTGGCTTACCGATTGGAAGTTTGTGCCCAGAACAGAGGATGATATCGTACGCCTGATAAAGAAAGCTAATATCCAGGATATTGATATCTCACTTTCAAGAGATGATAGTAAAGTTATTATCTTCTTTGAGATTACAAAAAAGTAA
- a CDS encoding class I SAM-dependent methyltransferase produces the protein MTNNLNITLIKETKLILAFLKEYKDKLDAMDKADVQKDAEAYLLTIFPGFKKTMDEHFSKTSSIFDNIKDKTEYKDNQDYYIKTLWDYLYFPKINKHIYDKPFGYPGDFVLMNYIIDYQDKFIGESSFEKLINYYSVKSPFCLSNVARKEYLKSIIISTISRYKSPGITSVASGSIRELLDISGEHPHINEFNCIDFEPKAFEYIKNELKRDSFNNKIKMNFILKDIIKMIKTRDIGSLLKPQDLIYFSGIFDYLPDRIAKKVFTTFYSLLKDGGTMLICNCSKKNKKLHSYYEVLGKWEMIYRDEDDLIDIISDAHVKKHRFDYPKNGKCYNFLVIEK, from the coding sequence ATGACAAACAACCTAAACATTACACTTATCAAAGAAACAAAACTAATATTGGCATTCTTAAAAGAATACAAAGACAAATTAGATGCCATGGATAAGGCCGATGTTCAAAAAGATGCCGAGGCTTATCTGTTGACCATTTTTCCCGGATTCAAAAAAACAATGGATGAACACTTTTCAAAAACATCGTCAATATTTGACAACATAAAAGATAAAACTGAATACAAGGACAATCAGGATTATTATATAAAAACATTGTGGGATTACTTGTATTTTCCGAAAATCAATAAACATATTTATGATAAGCCCTTTGGGTATCCTGGCGATTTCGTCCTGATGAACTACATTATTGATTATCAGGATAAGTTTATCGGCGAATCGTCGTTCGAAAAGCTGATCAACTATTATTCGGTAAAGTCGCCTTTTTGTTTATCAAATGTTGCCAGAAAAGAATACCTTAAGTCGATAATAATTAGCACGATTTCAAGATATAAATCGCCCGGCATAACAAGTGTGGCCAGCGGATCGATCAGAGAATTATTGGATATTTCAGGGGAACACCCCCACATTAATGAATTTAACTGCATTGATTTCGAGCCGAAGGCATTCGAATACATAAAGAATGAACTGAAGCGTGATTCGTTCAATAACAAAATAAAGATGAATTTCATCCTAAAAGACATCATTAAAATGATTAAAACGAGGGATATTGGATCATTGCTCAAGCCCCAAGACCTGATCTATTTTTCCGGAATATTCGATTACCTGCCGGACAGGATAGCTAAAAAGGTGTTTACCACTTTCTATTCGCTCTTAAAAGATGGCGGAACTATGCTGATCTGCAATTGCTCAAAAAAGAACAAGAAGCTTCATTCGTATTATGAAGTATTGGGGAAATGGGAAATGATATACCGCGATGAGGATGACTTGATTGATATTATTTCTGACGCCCACGTAAAAAAACATCGTTTTGATTACCCAAAAAACGGGAAATGTTACAATTTCCTGGTTATTGAGAAATAA